Within the Phaseolus vulgaris cultivar G19833 chromosome 9, P. vulgaris v2.0, whole genome shotgun sequence genome, the region AGGAGAGACAGAAGCAAACCAATACATTTTGGGAAGCCTAGAGACTTTCCCAAGGGACCACGTTTCACCCGTTACACCCCCTTGACTGCCGAAAGGTCGAGGGTCTTAGAGGAAGCTCTCAATGCAGATCTTCTGAAGGCACCAAGCAGGACTCCTACCCCGCAGAGTGCCGACCAAACCAAGCATTGTCGATACCACCGCAATTTTGGGCACACAACGGAAGATTGTTGGGCACTGAAGGATAAAATCGAAGAGCTCATCCAAGCTGGTCATCTGCGACGCTTTGTCCAGACAAGCCGAGAAGACGGGAAAAACGAGGTTGACATGGAAAAGAGAGAAGGGCGTAGGGACACACAGGAAAACGAACAAAGAGGCCGAAGAGGCCGGGAAGGCCGAGAAGGAAGAGATCGTCGAAGAACCATGCCGGTACGGGGGGTCATAAACACGATTGTCGGGGGTTTCGCGGGAGGAGGAACTACATCATCCTCCCGAAAAAGACACCTCCGAGCGGTCAGTTCGGTGTACTCCATCAGCAGAAGCAGCAGGAGAAACCTGCCTCCCATGCTTTTCACGAATTCGGACTTCAGAAACATAAACCCGAAGCATGATGACCCTATGGTAGTCACCATCGAAGTAGCCAACTTTGTCATCATGAAAACTCTgatagatcaaggaagctctgTGGATATCTTGTATTGGAAGACCTTCCGAAAGATGGGTATATCTGACGACGACATTGTCCAGTATGATGAACAAATCATTGGCTTCGCGGGGCAGAGAGTCAACACCAGAGGGTACATTGACCTGGACACCAAGTTTGGAGAAGGAAATCGAGACTGCCGGACGATCAAAATCAAATACCTGCTTGTCGACGCCGAAACGTCTTACAATATTTTGATCGGACGATCCTCTCTCAACAAATTGGGAGCTATAGTCTCGACACCCCACCTGGCCATGAAGTTCCCAGCCGACAACCCGAGTAGGGGCCGAGAGGTGGTCACTCTCCATGCCGACCAAAAAACTGCCAGAGAATGTTACGCGACAAGTTTGAAGATTCTGCCACCGCGAACACCCACCCGGAGGGCCGAGGTTCATCATATATCCCTGAGTGATGACCTGGATCCAAGACCGAATAACGAACCTCAGGTGGAACCCAAGGAAGAGGTGGTGCTATGCCGGGTGGGCCGAGCAGGTCAAAACACACGTTTGGGATCAACCTTAGGAGAAGAGGGAAAGAACATTATCACGACTGTCCTATACAAAAATACGGACTTGTTCGCATGGTCGGCAGCCGACATGCCGGGAATAGATCCTCGCATAATCTCGCACAAACTGTCAGTCTGTAAGGAGGCCAGGCCGATAGCCCAGAAGAAGAGAAAGTTCGTGGGAGAAAAAGGACGGATAGTCGAAGAGGAAACCAGGAAACTACTGGATGCTAGGTTTATCCAAGAAGTGCATTAACACCACGTGGCTGGCAAACATAGTCCTGGTGCAGAAGAACAATGGAAAGTGGCGAATGTGCACCGATTACACTCATCTTAGCAGGGCTTGTCCAAAAGATGCATATCCATTGCCGAGCATTGACCGGTTGGTAGATGGCGCAACCGGCCACAAAGTGTTAAGTTTTCTCGATGCATACTCTGGGTACAACCAAATACGCATGAATCCGGCAGACcgagagaagacagccttcattaCCGACAAAGCCAATTTTTGCTATGAGGTTATGCCTTTCGGCCTCAAGAATGCTGGAGCCACCTATCACAGGCTCATGGACCAGATGTTTCGAGACCAGATAGGAAGGACCATGGAAGTATATGTTGACGACATAATCGTAAAATCCGATAGCGTGGAACAACACGCCAACGACTTGGTCGAGGTCTTCCAGCAGATAAGGAAGTATGACATGTGCCTTAACTCAGAGAAATGCGTGTTTGGAGTTGAAGGAGGCAAGTTCCTAGGCTTTATGCTGACAAGCCGAGGAATCGAGGCAAATCCGGACAAGTGCCGGGCCTTGGAAACTATGAGAAGCCCGGGAAACCTGAAAAAAGTTCAGCGGCTGGTGGGAAGACTGACGTCCTTGTCCAGATTCATGCCTAGACTAGCGGACAAGATCAGACCGATCTTGAGGCTCATGAAGAAAGCAGAGAAGTTCACATGGAATGAAAGTTGCGAAGCAGCTTTTCAAACTGTAAAAAAGGCGTTGGCCGAACCGCCCATTCTGAGCAAACCCGTCCATGGGATCCCACTACTGGTCTACCTGGCCGTGTCGCCGGAAGCCGTAAGTGTCGCCGGAAGCCGTAAGTGTCGCCATGGTACAAGGCGAAACAGAGCAAAAACCAGTCTACTTCGTTAGTCGAGTACTACAGGACGCCGAAACCCGGTATCAAATGATCAAGAAGGTAGCTCTAGCCCTTGTCCATCCCTCCAGAAGGCTACGACAATATTTCCAAAGTCACGAGGTTATAGTGCGAACCGACTTCCCCATCAATAAGATTTTGCAAAAACCCGAGTTCGCCGGAAGAATGATTGGCTGGTCAGTCGAGTTGTCCGAATTCAGCATTAAATACGAACCACAAGGACCTATCAAGTCCCAATGCTTGGCAGACTTCACTTCACTGAAACCATATGGATCCTGCATGTCGATGGCTCCTCAAGTAAGAAGGGTGAAGGAGCCGGAATTGTTCTGGAAGGGCCAGAAAATATACAGATTGAGCAATATTTACGTTTTGGGTTCCCTACATcgaacaatcaagcagaatatgaagcgcTCATAGCCGAACTGTTGCTGGCAAAGGATGTGGGAGGTCAGAAGGTGGAATGTCATACGGACTCACAACTCATGGTCGAACATGTCAATGGGAACTACCAAATCAAAGATCCTCTGCTCCTGAAATACTACCACAGAGTGGTTAACATCATCAGCCAATTTCAGAATGTCAAGATAAGTCATGTGAAACGACAAGAAAACCTGAGGGCCGACACCCTGTCAAAGCTAGCAACTGCTAAGACGAAAGGCCGACATGCCTTTGTCATTCAGCAGATCTTATCGGCCCCGTCGGTCCCCATCGGGGAATGCATGATCACCGAGAAAGAAGGAGACGACTGGGTGTCCGACATGAAAAAAGCTGTCAAAGACCGTGAAGAAGGGAAGGACAACCATGACTTGCCCCTATCCAAGAAAGCGTCACAGTTTGTTATAATAGGAGAAGACTTATACAAGTGAGGATTCTCAACCCCATTGCTCAAATGTGTGTCGAAAGTAGAAGCCGGGTACATTCTGCAAGAATTACACCAAGGGGCGTGTGGGTTACATTCTGGAGTCCGAACAATGGCGACGAGAGTCCTGAGGGCCGGATACTATTGGCCAACGCTAAGAACCGATTGCACCAACTTTGTGAAAAAATGTGTAAGTTGTCAGGAGTGTCCGCTAATCCACCCACACCCTCACAACTTGCAAAGCATCAATTCTCCCTGCCCTTTTGCCCTGTGGGGGATGGACATAATGGGTCCCTTCCCCCAGGCAACCGGGCAAAGGAAGTTTCTACTGGTCGCAGTTGATTACTTTACAAAGTGGATTGAGGCGGAACCCCTCGCAAACATCACAGCTAGGCAAGTCCAAAACTTTGTATGGAAAGACATCATTTGCAGGTTCGAAACCCCGCACACCATCATCACGAACAATGGGAGACAATTTACTGATCGCAAGTTGGCCGAATTCTACGAAAGTCTGGGCGTCCGACACAAGACAAGTTCCGTGGAGCACCCGCAAACCAATGACCAAGCCGAATCTGCTAACAAAGTCATCCTGAACGAATTAAAGAAATGACTTGGCAGTGCCAAAGGCAAGTGGGTAGAGGAGCTCGTAGAAGTTCTCTGGGCATACCGGTGTACCCCCCACTCGGCAACTGGGGAAATCCCGTACAATCTCACTTACGGCACGGACGCCATGCTGCCGGTCGAAGTCGGGGAGCCGACAATCCGAAGAGAACTCCACAATCTGAAGGTGAACGAAGAATGTCTAAGAGTGGAGTTGGATTTGCTCCAGGAAGCACGCGACAAGGCCAAGATAAGAGAACAGGCTTGCAAGCAAATGGTTGCgagaagatacaactcaaagacTAAACCAAGAGCGTTCCAAGAAGAAGACCTGGTCTGGAGGATGAAAGGAGAAGCTTGCAGGATCCCAGCAGAAGGAAAGTTCAATGCAAACTGGGAAGGCCCCTTCAAGGTCAGAGAAAATCTCCAGAACGGCGCATACCGCCTAGAACACTTGGATGGCCGAGAAGTTCCCAGGACATGGAACGCGAGCCATTTGAAAATGTATTTCAGTTAACATGTATCATAGGTGTACTCTTTCCTACTTTCAATCTTTTTTTCCCAGAGGGCTCTCCCGAGGGTTTTTTATTGAAGAAGGTTTTAGCGAGGCACCACAATCAATGAAATCATGTTTATCAGCTAAAATTCTCTGACAAATCATTAACACAAGAACCTAAccaaacctctcggccaaggaagaattcacccacgTGAATCCCTGCTGAGAGTGCAAtaaaaaacctctcggccaagagagtctcaaagaaacctctcggccaaggaagattTCACCCACGTGAATCCTTGCTGAGAGTGCAATAAAAAACCCGAGAGTCTCaaagaaacctctcggccaaggaagaattcacccatgtgaatccctgtcgagagtgcaataaaaaacctctcggccaagagagtctcaaagaaacctctcggacaaggaagaattcacccaagtgaatccctgccgagagtgcaataaaaaacctctcggccaagagagtcTCGAAGAAACCTCTCGACCAaagaagaattcacccaagtgaatccctgccgagagtgcaataaaaaacctctcggccaagagagtctcgaagaaacctctcggccaaggaagaattcacccacgTGAATCCCTACCGAGAGTGCAAtaaaaaacctctcggccaagagagtctcaaagaaacctctcggacaaggaagaattcacccaagtgaatccctgtcgagagtacaataaagaaaaaaaaaaccctctCGACCAAGAGAGTTCAAAgtaaacctctcggccaaggaagaattcacccaagtgaatccctgccgagagtacaataaaaaacctctcggcctAGAGAGTTCAAAGTAAACCTCTCgaccaaggaagaattcacccaagtgaatccctgccgagagtacaatacaaaacctctcggccaagagagttcaAAGTAAACCTCTCgaccaaggaagaattcacccaagtgaatccctgccgagaacACGGAGGAAAAACCTCTCGATCAAGCGTACGCGCACCACCCAAAGAGAACAAAGTACGAATGATATTGGCAAAAAGTAATAATGATAACTTGTCATTTAATTGATCATGAGAACCGGCAGGCCGGTATGTTTACACAAAAAAGAGGTCAAACGCTTATAAAGCAAAATGTACGCGACCTCAGAAGAGCTAAAGGCCTACAAAACAATTACATGACCTATGCACATCGGCAAGCCTAGCTATCGAACTCAACAAGTTCAACATTATTCTTCACGGGAGCCGAAACCGCCGCTTGAGTAGAACTCGGTATCTGGTCTATCGGCATGAGCTGACCCTCGTGAAAGTCCTTGTCCACATCAAACTTCCCTTCGTCCAAGGGAACGTGACAGAAGAAGGCCGCTTGCTGGAGAGCCTTCTTGAAGCCATTCTCGTGTTCTTCTATAACACTATCCTCGGCCACCTCCAACTCCTTCAGCAGCTTCTCTATCCTCTTTTCAGCACGGTGATTGGTGAGGGCCATGTCCGAGAGACTCTCCTTCAAGCCCTTCACCTCGTTGTCAGCCTTCTCGGCAATCTCTCTACCCGTCCTCTCGGCCAACTCGAACTTCTCCTTCCATTTCTGAACCTCGGCCTCTAAGGTTTCCTTCTGTTTCAGAAGTGCAGCATTCTCGGCCAGGTTTGTTTTTAAACTAGTCGACGACTCATTCAACTTGGCCCGAAGCCCCTCCACTTCGGCTGCGTTCTTGTCCCTCTTCATCAAGTCGGATGCCATCCGCTTGTCGAGGACCAAAGTCCTAGAACACAACTCCATGAAGGCATCGTGTACTTGAGAGGGGCGTGCCGACAGATACGCATCTTGTTGGTAAGGGTTCAGCATGATATTCACCTTCTCAGCCACATTCAAATCATGCCCAAGAAAGTCAGGCCCACTTGAACCCGATCCCCCGGGCAGTCGGCCTCTCTTGGGAGACCTTCCGGATGACGAGCGCTCCCCATGGCGTCGAGAAGACTTGCCACGATCTTTGCCATGATCTTCTTTTCGCTTCTTTGGGTTGGTGGGACGGTCGGCCTCGACAGCCGGCACCACGGTAATGGGGATAGCGGCCTCGGCATCTGGTGTACTCGATCCTCCTGGCGTATCCCCCCTCGCGGCCATCTTAGCTTGTCGCTTCAAGCGAAGCTCTCGGAAGTAGTCTTTCTTCCCACCTGGCGGCACCAAACTTGCCATTATACCTGAAGGCCGAAAGCAAAGTTAGTCATAGTAAAGCGCACGATAAGACAAGTAAAAACACATACCGTCAACATCAACATCAACACATCTATCAGCGGACAAGTAGGCACGGACGAGGGACCGGGTTGGAATCTTGCGAGGAAGGTGGTCCAACACCGATAACACTTCCAAGTCGTCATCGGTCATCAGGGACCTCGGCCATAAATTGAAACGTGCCGGATCCTTCGTCCAATAAAAAGGAAACTTGGGTGTCTCACCATCAAAGAAAAACTGCCGTCCTCCCTCCTCAATGACAACCTTAAAGAGACCCGTCTTAAAGTTCTTATAGGATGTCGTGTAAGGAGCAAAAAGGCTATTTTTGGTTTGGCCGACAAGGGATAACCAACATATTCGGTCACCCGGCCTAGTGCCAAAGAAATGTAGAAAAGACCTAGCTGTCGGCCTAAGACTCAACACATCGCAAAGCAACCAAAAAGCCTGGATGGCTGCCCAGCTATTCGGATGCTGTTGCGTGGGGGCTACATTTAAAACACGCAGCACTTCCATGGTAAAACTATCAAGTGGAAAGCGGATATGCATATCCGAAAATAAACAAgaatagaaatagaaaaaatcaTTTCGCCCTTCCCCCCTGCCCAAACAAACAGTCTCGAACTCTCGACACCTACGAAGAGCGAAGGCACCACTAGGCACACCATCTAACGCAATATCTACGCTATCTACAAAATCCTGGAGCAACGAAACTTTGGCAAAATCGGAGAAGAACTCACGAACGCTACTATGTACCCATCTATACTCGGCATCTCGGGTTTCCTCCCCTGCATACCCACTTAATGACAACGACACTGCGGGTTGCTCACTTTCCCGACTTAAAGGACCGACAGCTCGAGAAGAGCCTTCGGCATTCTCGACATCTATGATAGGGATGTCATCAGCCAATGGCCTCTCCCTATCAGACCCCCTAGACACAGGACATGAGGCAGCAGCCGAAAGAAAAGACATTGTTACCTCCAAGAAACTCTTCAACCAATACACAAGGAATGCAGGAAAGTTACTCGGCTGTCGGACTCTCGGAGCTAGTTCACGGATCACGCAAAGAAATCGGAGCCCACTGCCacccctatttataggtgaaagaAATGAGAAGGCGAAGCGTCAAAACGAATGCCCACCGTTGGATCCACATGCAATGAACGCGTGAGATCTTACCCAGCGGTCACATCCCACAGTACCACGCACACGCGCCTCGAGTACAAGCCAACGTACTCAACCTCAACCAACTGAAGGCTCACGGCAATTCGACTCTACGTTACGTTTAAACCAACTCACTTGAGCCTGGGGGCATATGTACTACCAGATGGCCGAAAGGCCGACTAGACCGACTAGACGACAACAGGCGAAGCTAAACGCGTAATTAGGTATAAACAACCCAACTTAAATGATAAGCACGGTTAAGGCACAATTGGGCCTTCGTTTGGACCCTAAAGCAGGCCCACAACGGCCATAGCCCACCTAGAGCAGTATAAATAGCAGAAGAGGCACATCACCCAAGGTAACTATTCACTCCCCACTCTTCTGGTACTTAGCTCTcggtctgacttgatcgtcggagtgtcttcGCAGGTACTCCCCCCATCGTGTCCAAGCCGAAGACCCAGCTGGAAGAAGACCAACCGAAAGACCGACAAGACGAGAAGAACAACACAAGACATCATCAGAGGAAGTGTTCTGCAGGGCTTAGATCTTGTAGGAACAGTTGCTAttgtgactaaattatatactaatttagaaaccatttaacaataatataaactaatttagaaaccaaatttttttagtgtctaaaatagtctctaatttagtcactataacaattaattattttttgttttaaaaaaaatgatttttatttaatgattttcttgtagtgataagttaaaatatgaaaaaataattaagataaattGATTATCTAGAACTTTTCATTCGTTTTGCGATAGATATATCATAGTTATTTAGATTGTAGATAATATGTATTGTTATACTTCAATAATTCGACATTTCATTTCCTATACATTTGACATTTGATTTTCATGTTTTAtgctttatttttatatatataatgataattattattaagtctttattgtttaaataaattatcCTGAGTGACTCGGGATCTGGGAATTCGTCACTCTCCATGATGATACCATATATGGATAAtgttttagaaaccaatttgcgTTATTAAACTGGCAAAACCTTATATAATAATTCGTCTAGAAGGTCAATTAtattattgaattttaaattgaCCAAATATTGTTACTTTTGGTCATTAATACACGGTAATTTAATATGCATATTAAATGAGGcaaatattattatcaatacAAAGATATATAGTATTAAATGATTAACAACTATATTACTACATggttaattagttttttaatcACAAAAGCAACAAATATACCAgtatacattaaataaaaaatttggtaGAAAGTGCGCAACATTTTGACAGTGTGAAGTGTGATATGATTTTATTTACCAGCTAAAAGCATGAAATAATATCCTTGACAGttactttgattttatttgGGAGATGCTACACACTTTGTCGGAACATAGATCTCTAGGAAACAAGAGTACGAGAATTGTCAGATGTACAATATATCTTTATGAGTGCTGCTTTATTAGGTTACACTTACTGTGTATAATCTAATAATTAGGGCTAGCACATGACTACTTCCCTTTCTCAATCTATCTCTCTGCACATATCATACACTTCATACACCTACTTACTTTTATTGCActgtttcttcctttttttcaaacaattatATATGGTAAGAAGAAACacagaaaaaaatatacaatagaTTAGAGGAAAAGCGTTTTTACTAGTGGTGGTAAGGTAATAAATGGTGTACAGAGTATTTTTCAGTTGATGAGTTAATTAGTGTGTGGAATAGAAACAAGAACAACAAACACCAATATGTTTTGTTATTGAAAATATAGACACATATTATGCAGCAGTTATAAACCCTAAACTATAAATCATTATCAACATTATGCATAAGTTATTTACATAAGAACATTTTTGTGTGAACTAGTGAGGAATGGGCATGGAGGtgataagataaagataaaggaAAGAAAGAGGCGAATGTATTTGAAGAAAGCAATGGCCTACAGAGTCCAAAAACTGTGCGTTTGCAGAGAGCAGCAGATAGGTTGTGGTTGTGTGTGACTTTGTTTCACTTTTCCCACAGAAAAAGGGAAACAAAGAATTGACGAGGTGTTAGAGTCACGTGAAACTTGCCATCCCATTTGGAGCATTAGTAAGCATGTATAATTTGGTTTCTCTTCTGAGAGTTCCGTTCGATGTGGGCCAATTTGAAAGGGACCTCTTATCCCTACGCTTCAACATTATCCACCATCTCCAAAGAAAATGTGGAAAACTAATTTATGCTTGCTCCATCTACTCAACCTCTTTCAAGCTAAAAACTACAAGACCAACAAAGATATTTCGGGACCAATGATTGGTCAAAACTGATTACGATAGATAGAGATTGAGATGCCAAATTCTTAACATCAAATGAAACCACCAAACTGTGCAACTATGTGAACAAATGTTGTCCCGTTTCAGCAGCCAAACCTCATTCATGGTACTCTCCTTGGTTTCTGCTTGCAAATTCCTGGGTTTTTCCTCACTTTGAGTTATATATTAATTGTTTCCTTGTTACTATGTTAGTGCATGGCTAGTTTATCACAAATTCAATATTGAGCTTAGCGACATAATCTCAATGGAActtaaaattaaagttaattaACAAAAAACAGATATAGAAGAAAAAGACAATAGCTGTTTAGTTATATATAAGCTGGTTTACAAATATTGAGTCTTAAAATGGTTGGTTTGAACTAGACATGGAGTCTATACTTGATAAGATTGTTTGATATAGCAAGAGATTAGGGTATATATGGTGGTTTCACAAGTGAGGTAGATCAGAAAATGGCAGACACGTGGGAAGGAGTTTAAGTTGGTTTCATCTTAGACACttgtatttaagaaaaaaaaggtaaaagaaTGATGATATGGTAGTGTATGTTATTGAAGTTTATTTAAGTTAGcttaaaataagaatattatcTGTCTTAGGCCATGGTTGGGTGAATGAGCTGTTGAATTTTGGTGTTTTGTGAAGATTAGAAAGAGGCATGGTGTTGGTGTTTTGGTTGTGTTCCtttatttctgtttttgttAGATAGTTTTAATTGGAGAGAGTGCATTCCACTTTTAAAAATGTGATATAATTAAGGGTGTGTCTTTGGGCCATGAGAGGTAGAAATTGTGAAGCCCCACTCTGAGGCCTAATTAATGGCGTTCACATATGGTGAGGGATTCAAAACCCACGGAGAAAATATGGCACATGGCATGTAGGGTTAAAACGTGTACCATATCATTAGTGGCTTCATTTCTTCACCAACGACTGGACCAAACCTTCAAATACCTGTTCTCCTTTCCAAAACCATTCTTacctctttttctttctcatatcCCATTCTTATCCATTATATTAATCTGAATCACTGGGTGGGAAAACTGTCATGTAATATTCTCTGCATAATTAAACAAAAAGTGTAATTAATTCTAGTTGACTTTCATCATCAACTTCAGGTATCATCAAATTTCTCCAACTACTTAGTCTGGGAAAAGACGTAATGTTCTTTATTAAGAATACCACCCATGTTATGTAACAAAATACTCACAACTCacatttttcataaatattcaCGAACTTTATAAATGTAAGTCTTTTTCTTTAAGTTCAATGGCCATAATTGCTTGCCAGAAAGTAGTATATGCTTCTCTAATCAGCATCAATCTCGTCAAATAATTCATTAACATGGAACCCGCACACTTAATTAATCAGATTCATAGAaattaatatatgtaaaattttagtctttgttaatatctaaaattaatattaatatgtcTAAGTTGATTAATATCCAAATTCTGAGTTGTTTGATCGTAAACAAGGTTGTGTAGACTGCAATTACATGTTACCGACAGCTGTTAATGATATAGTTGGCCCAACTAAAAAACAGGATTAGACGTCCTATGTCTACTAAATTATCACCATAATCAtaccatcatcatcattatcattATCTTAATTAAAGTTACTTGTTTGGAAAGAACAATAAACCTAATGTCACCCCTCAAACAGAACAagctaaataaaattataataataatctcAACTTTTTCACTAATCTTATCAATAATAGTTCACCGACCACCCCTGATGAATTTTGATAAGCATGATGTCATAAAGTGGAACATAACCTTTTCTATTTATTTCATCTTTCATTTCCTTAATAATACCAAGTCATTTCCACTTATTTTCTCATAGGAAaagatgttttttaaaataatgttttctcCAACAATCCAATATGACCAATATTTAAAAGGCTTGGCTTTACTAAATCCAATGTCTATTTTACACTACTTGTTTAGTTCCTCTTATTCTGTTTGATAAAGAAGGATTTCCCTTGGATTTGTTGGTTTAATCGGCTCTATATAATTATTGCTTAATTAGGTTTGACTAATTTGCCACGATTGATTCCATTAATTGTTAATACAATTCTCATCT harbors:
- the LOC137822314 gene encoding uncharacterized protein, yielding MEDALWCRIFPTSLKGAALSWFTRLPAQSIDCFDTLAAKFGAQFTTSRPHHLTSIALVNIRQEKSETLRAFMNRFSKTTLDIRNLSPEVAMHHMVTALKPGPFSDSLCMQPATTLDELRQRATKYMQLEELKEFRSRAQAPDEPERRRDRSKPIHFGKPRDFPKGPRFTRYTPLTAERSRVLEEALNADLLKAPSRTPTPQSADQTKHCRYHRNFGHTTEDCWALKDKIEELIQAGHLRRFVQTSREDGKNEVDMEKREGRRDTQENEQRGRRGREGREGRDRRRTMPVRGVINTIVGGFAGGGTTSSSRKRHLRAVSSVYSISRSSRRNLPPMLFTNSDFRNINPKHDDPMVVTIEVANFVIMKTLIDQGSSVDILYWKTFRKMGISDDDIVQYDEQIIGFAGQRVNTRGYIDLDTKFGEGNRDCRTIKIKYLLVDAETSYNILIGRSSLNKLGAIVSTPHLAMKFPADNPSRGREVVTLHADQKTARECYATSLKILPPRTPTRRAEVHHISLSDDLDPRPNNEPQVEPKEEVVLCRVGRAGQNTRLGSTLGEEGKNIITTVLYKNTDLFAWSAADMPGIDPRIISHKLSVCKEARPIAQKKRKFVGEKGRIVEEETRKLLDARFIQEVH
- the LOC137822315 gene encoding uncharacterized protein; translation: MLGRLHFTETIWILHVDGSSSKKGEGAGIVLEGPENIQIEQYLRFGFPTSNNQAEYEALIAELLLAKDVGGQKVECHTDSQLMVEHVNGNYQIKDPLLLKYYHRVVNIISQFQNVKISHVKRQENLRADTLSKLATAKTKGRHAFVIQQILSAPSVPIGECMITEKEGDDWVSDMKKAVKDREEGKDNHDLPLSKKASQFVIIGEDLYK